The sequence CGATGGCTCTCCTGATTGAGGGGAAAAGCCATCTATTAAATGGACTACATATGATATCGACACAACAGAGAAGACAATACCTGCAAGAGATGAATGTCCCGGGACATAAAAGCATCTTCTTGAGCAAGAGGGTGACTTTCAAGTCTTACAACTTCAAGCAACTGGATGAACAAAATGAATATAGTCAACAGATTTCATTCCCAGCATAAATCTTGGTGGGTGATAAGCAAAAACACGTAGACAAATTTCTGTTTAAACTGGTCGTGTGATATATGCCCAAAAGGCCAATCATGCAGGATCAAACATTATGGTATCACAATATGTTCCGATTAAATTGATTAATTTGTGCATGAAATACTATTATTTATAAATGTACAAGTGGGGTTGGGAGGATAAAATCAACAGAACTTTATAACTTGCTCTATCATGAATGGGTTGGGTTCTATACATATCCCTCCTGCTGAAGGTAGATGGTGCAAATACAATTAGTCACTTACCTCTTCTTGTTCAATTGTATGACCGAGTGGCATGATGATTTGGCTCCCTGTAAACCTTGTCGGTCTCATGCCTGGGTATGCATATGAACCAGTTTTTAATGATGCAGCGGAGTAGGCATCAACATTGAAATCAGCCCACTCGGACCGATGCTCCCTCAAGAAGCGAATTAGAGCAATTGGAGGAACATTCTGAAAGGAAGACCAATGTTAACAAACTCATTAACTAATCCATTGGAGTTTGATCTGTTTCAGTTTCACACACTAAACATATAAAATGTTCAGAAAGGCAAATAATATTCAATTTCCTAGCCGTTTGGAAAACATCCATGGCCAAATAAAAGATGCCTATAATTTTAAAAAGGTTACGTTATTATTACAATCCATAGTCTTAAAAGTTTCAATTTGGTGCCTAGTTAGGAATTAAATCTCTCAAATCATCATATCACCAGTTTTCAATCTTTCATTTTTCATGCTACATTTTCTTTTGCATTAGCTTATCTTCTCTCTCATTCATTGTCTTGCTAACGCTGCTAATAGCAGTGAATAACAATGATACTTCAAAGCACAACCATATAGAAGAATGAAAAATTCTAAACGACCACAAAAACAACTTTAACCATACTTGGAGAAGCATTGAAGCCTTTGCACAAAGGATTCCCCCGTGGAATGCAAGAGAATTGACTGGATCATATGATGTATTTAGATTCTTACTCGAATTTATGGCAAGGATCACATCATCAGCTCCATCACAATTGACCAAAGACCACCCATCATCATTGAACCCGTTGACAGCATCGTTAAATCCTCTACAATAAGGTAATATAGGAAAGAGACCTTCAAAGTGTTCTTGTTCAAAACAATGTTAAAAATTAAGTGAAAAAATCAATAAGAAACATTTATCAAGTAAAAAATTGTATATCTACCTGCTCAATCTTTGGCTGAAAGTTCGCAGAACAGCTGGTTGCCTGCCTAAACTGTATACTACTTCACCACTGGTCTCTTGAGCGATTTGCCTCACATAGCGAAGAGCCTAAATATTTGAAGTAATAAAAAGGAAATGACGAAAATTTGACCAAAAGTGTCCAAAGGGGCCAACGgtttttaaacttttccttAGTATCAATCAAATAGCAAAAAATCATTGCAACAATCTTGGACTGTAATGTACCTTTGAGTATTAAGtacttttttttcaaacaatAGAGGAAATATGAATTTACTCACTGCTATAGTCATTTTCTGGGCCACAGCTTTTGATGATTCGTAAAGTGGTCGTACTACCTCTGGAACACCCCAAGGCTATGGAATTGAACAATCATTTTGAGACTCGGCTTTCTGAAATAGTATTTACAAATTGAATGTTGAAAAAATCGAACCTCAAGATTTAGGTCGTCTACAATGCGGATGATAGAACCACCACCCTCACATGGGCGAATCAAGTAGCCACTAGGAAGCATTTCGGCTCTTATAAATTGAGAAGCAGAAGCTGCATTTGGCCCCGTGCCAGATCCGGACAGCGATCTCTCACAAACCTCAAAGAAGAACAAAAGTAAGCATACACAATTTTTCCAAAAAAGGATAATGATGCATACTAGGAGAAACTTTTACCACAAGATTGCCATTTTCTAAAGTTTTGGTGTATCTTAGAGTCCAAAAATCTCGTGCAGGCGCTAATGTAGTAGGAGCATAAACCTAAAGTAACTCAGTCGTCATTGATTCCTTCTAGAAATCTGTCATGAACCATCTAGCAAAATTGTAATAGATGTCCAAATATAGTTCACCTGCGTATAAACAAGTTCGATTGTTCCACCATCACAAGTGGGAAGTGTTGTAAAGACTTCAAGGCTCCGGCAATCGCGAAACCAAGATGTACGATCTTTTAGGATCTCTGCAATCTGTAGTACTTGTGATGGTGAACAAATAAATTCAACTCCACACTATTTACTACCATAATAAACATTGCTAAATCAGTAGTATGAACATGCTTGCCTTCATGGGCTCTAAACCGACAAGACCACAAGCTCGTGCGGCCACCCCACTGCAACTTTGAGAAATGGCAAAGATTCCCACCGAATCCGGACCAGGCTGGACAAAACATTCCCACAACGAATCCAGTTTAAAAATGTTATTAGGCTAGGGAATATTAACTGACGAACAATATACAAAAGTGAATTAACCTTCATCCCAGGCATCTGGACCCAATCGACAGCAGTTCCTGTAGCCTTAGACAGGAAGGCTGCCAAAATCTCCTCTGCAATAGACAAGAGTCTGCCATAATTGTTATAGATTAGACAAGGTAAATTAACATTATAGCTTGACAAACAATACAAGAAATAACATAGAATGTGCCTCTGAAATTACCCAGCAGGGCTACTAGCATCTCTAAGTGAAAGCTGAGGCGTAGTAGCCACCGAGTCACAAGCTGCATCAGTAGTTGTTGCTGCTGGTGCCTAGAAAACAATTGAAATGCTATCAATACACAAACAGATACCCACAAAGACAATGATCCACACAAATGTTGATCATTTCAATCCATAATTCTCATAAATCTTCAACACAGGGCATCCATTTTTCAAAGTGAACTAAGGCAAAATATCAACATAACACACAAGAGAAGCATATCAAAATGTGAAAGAGAGTACGAAAATTAAGACGAAATGATCTcagaagaataaaaaaaacaagAGGAGAAAGGCATACATTAGTAGTTTGCAAATGTTGGCGCATATACCCATTCTCACAGACGAGCTGAGACACTTGCTTCTGCAACCTATCATTCTCCTCCATCAACAGCTTGTTCATAGCCGTCAATTTACTGTTTAGTGACTGTAAACGAGAAGCctcttttctttgtttctctctacATCTACAAAAGACCAACAAAACCCCGTAAAAAACATCCCAACAACCTACAAACTCAACCAAACTTCACAAACGATGGTGATTCCACAGTTCCACAGTACGCAAAATCTACTGACAAAATGCAATACCCTCAATCAATGATTTCAAAAGAAGAAcaagcagaagaagaagaacccaATCAAGTTTACTAATACCTGCGGTTTTGGAACCAGACTTTGATCTGCTTGGGTTCGATGTTGGCTAAAATGGGGCAATCACGAACCAGCTGCTGGCGGCGCAAGGAGCTTGGTTTAGGGCATTCCGCATAGACTCGCTCAAGAGCTTCCACTTGCTCCGTAGTGTAACGGACATATTTCCCAGTGCTGTCAAGGTGGCCATTGATACCCCCATCGCCATTCTCCCTGTGATGGGCCATAGCCATGGCCATTTCCCCAAATCTCCAAACCAAATCACTAAAACCTCAAcaaacagaaaaaagaaaagatgggtTTGTGTTCAAACTAAAGAAAACAAAGTTCCTTGGTAAACTCCGCCAGGTGTGAAAATCAAAAGTCTCTAAAGAGACAAAGTTCAGATGAACGTAAATCAGAAGATTCAAAGAAAAAGCTCCCTTGATCGTGAAAAATCCCAACAAAATCTGTTGGgattaatctttttttcttctttcaagcTTGCCAATAGATTCTTCAAGCTTCCAATGGTTTTCACATAACCTTTTTTTAGCTTCAAAATTTCGCAGAAAGTTCCAAAAGTTAAAACTCGGATTCCTTTCTGCTTTTTGAACCCCAATAATCCCTTCTTCTTGCCTCCCACTTTATCCCCAAATCCCCTAAATTCATATTCCCACTAAGATTCACCAAAATCCCACTTCTTATTCCCAAAAATGTATAAGCTCCAACTTCTAGTCTTCCACTAAAACTTCCCCAAAAACTCATTCAACTCACGGagtaagaaattaaaaaaaaaaaaaaaaaaaaaaaaactccaccAAACATTCAACTGAAGAACAACACCACCAACTCTGCAGAAAAATCAAAGAGACCCATCAAACATTCAACAACAAACAGCAACGGGCCCTTTCTCTCACAATTCCTGCagatatatatacacacacacgtagagagagagagaaaaaaaagtcgGAGAGAGAAAAGGGTATAGTCTTGTTGCAGAGATGATCCAGTTCTTCAAAGGTCGCAGAGTGGTTCAATTTTCAtttcctttcaattttttttttcttctaattttccTGTTTCTTGAGTTTCGTCGCTGTCGATGGTGTTTGTTTGAAATGACATGATAGACAGGTAGCTCTTAGGCCCCTCCGTCAATCTGTCTTTCAATTCTTTGACAGTAGAATGACAAAAATCTTTCCCTATAAtattcttctctctctctctttctttttcctattagtttttcattgtttttcttcttctttgttcaTCATATTTCAAGATCTTTTCTGGTTTTTGACCTCTAACCCTCTTCATGAACAACAACCAGTTTTCAGATTGCTCAAGTGGTGTAGAGGGCAAAAATTTTCAGGACAGTTTTACTAATGGTGTAATTCTAATGAGTTTTCACTGATTGTATAcaaggtcttttaaaaaatataacaaaaccatGTAATACACtttaataaataatttcaaaaatagaaaaaacaataGACCCACATATCTTAGAAGCCTTTTTAATCCCTAAACAAAAATTCAATCACATAAATCTTTAACATCTAAACATATTGGATCAtgaaaaaatcttgaaaaaacaatgtgagataatcaattaaaccttAAGTTAATactaaaactaataataattgTAGTAGCTAGAAGGACAACataagagaataacacaagaaatTTTGTTAATccagttcggccaatattgcctacgtctggggtTTGGAAACAATGGTTATGAATTATGTCGTGAAGGTACCAAGGGTTTGGAAATCTCTTGGGTAGATTGTGTATACGCGGTTGAGCGGTGCTGTAAACTGAATACGACTGTTATGcctaatatggacgttatgcataaaatagattacctgtagatgTGCTAGAGTTTGAATTGAGACGAAGTACCAACGGGGGgatttacaaagtgatgatttgactatTAGACTGAATTTAGGGAATGTCATGATGAAGTGTGAATTGGATATACATATAGCGATCGAGGAGACTGTTGATTAAACCAAAACTGTCGGACTGGTTAAGCTTATAAACTGAAACGTTAACTTGAatgttattgtgatgtgactgttgtagacggtttagtatggactaaGGGGCaacagttagctttatctatggggtagcgtaccttataggcacggtatccttcgggatcacgagactgatatgtgcatctttcgggaacactagactgatatgtgcatccgacgggatcactagactgcttgatgtgtgcattctatggaaccactagactgtttatgtatggtaccccttaatagaaagctaactgttattaccctaacgggcccagtagtgggtcccttactgggtatattttatacttaccctttttctctttaacttttcaggtaagggtatggcgaagggcagaccggcgaggggcaagagggatgcgtgaaggccatatggacgcatctggttttctttatgcttccgctgatgtattttgttactttttatttttcatttgtcagatggagtcatggttagaacatcgattttaccattttattttgATGACTTTGTGAATCATATTTTGGAACTTTTGAGAAAGTGATCTAAAAtcgggcccgaaactgtttttgtgatattctgaatgtttttaatgaatcgtaatagGTCTtctatgagtttgtgtgttttactgtcgTGTCTTAGCAGTATgcagtgacctcagcttagtccgtaaagttgggtcgttacagtttaTCAATACAGTTGCTGCTTTTTTTACCAATCATCTAACATCATTTTACTTGTAGTTCTCTATGACACAACTAGACTCAACAGATGAGaagtctcaaacaattttgaaatatttcaaagagATTGAGGAGAAGGATAAAAAAGAACAGGTAGagcaacaaaataaaaaaaaatagagagaaggaaatggaaagaaacatataaataatataaacaaACAATATCTTgaatgaaataaatgaaataaaaaaaataaagaaaatagaagtagaacaaattttgtaacaataaggactaaaagaaataaaaagtatgTTGACATTGATTATGAGAAGCTTGAATGTTGGGCTACCATCAGACAAACTTCCACAACAacagaaagagaaagaaagtgcATATCGATGAGTTGtggaaaaaaataaaccacCTACTTCTAGCCTTAGCCTtcttgaggaagatgaagaagttaatacaatggtcAACTATGCAACAACATATTACTCTACGATTAGTGtttagttcattatctaatccTTCATGTTGTTTAAAATTGCTTAacttataaataaaaaaacaattgtgttttttttttctatgcaGAAAACTATGGTCTTTGAAACACAAAGTGATTTGGAAACAATATGAACTACAGAtttagaaatacaaaaaatgcaaTTGTTGCCACAGGTTTAATTCTTTTGCAAATAATAAATCTGTCTATTTATGATAGTTAGAGATAGTACTCTATATCTGTATATATACGATGTGTAATCTTAGACATCTATATTATACTTTTTAACATTCTTAATTTATATACTTGTAAAtaagtgaagaagaagaaaagaatattGAGATCACAAATTTAGAAAGACAAAAAACACATTTGTGTTGACACAGGTTTTGATCTCTTTTTGTATACAATTGGTTGCACAACTGTTTATATaagttacacgatcatttatatgcattacacgattgtttagatagattacacgatcgtttatacacattacacgatcgtttatatatgttacacgatcgtctatatatgtttgcacgatcgtttactttttattgcacaatcgtttacattttctTCCATAATCATTTTGACAAAACATTTTTTTGTTACAATCAGACATAGGAAGTTAaagatggagaagaagaagaggaagtagttgaagatgaagaagaagataatgAAACATTAGATAAAAgtgatgaaaaagaaaataagaggagggaaaacaaaacaaaacaaagccAAGAGCAATTGGTAAATATTTTGACAATCCACTGTTAATTTATCTGTCTAAGAAGAATAAATAACTATCATTGCCTACCATCCATTGGTCTTGTTATTAACTCCAACAATTTCTTGTAGCaagttgttgaagaaaaagaaacagaaaaagAGGATGAGAAAGTCGAAGAGGAGCAAAATGAAGGAGATACAAATACTAATAGTAAAGGAATTCTGTTTACGACAAAAGGAAAGACAAAAGGGGAATCAAGTTGTTAATGTTGATGATAATGAAACTGAAGAAGAGATTGACAGTGACGACAGTGAAAAAGATgtagaagaagaaatgaaaacaaaaggaaacaaaagaaaaataaaggaaaagcAAAAAGTAATAAATGGTGGGGGACCGAAAAAATCAAAAGGTTTCAAACATGATATGAAGACAACTAATCTCAAAACAAGAAGAAATcaacaagaagaaagaaagaagaatttcAATTCAAGAATACATTCATTCTGGCTATCCTTTGACTTACacatttctcaatattttagaaaCAATTTATAGTATTTGTAAAGCttatatctttaaattttaacttttgaatATCTATTTGTTTTATATTAGTAGTTTGTAAATTTCTTTCTACTTTAGTTTGTAAGTTTCTTATTAAATCTGATCTTTGTGCTTTCAAACTatttccaattttaattttagggtCTCAGATACATAAAGATAGAATCCTATCTTTGTCTAAAGAGAGCTAGAATACTATCATTGGCTATCCCTTGATATCCACACCATCGTGTAAAACATATAACATGATTGATTAGATTTAATAGCACGAAGAAGATCGTTGGTTAAGATGTAACTACAGGATCGTTTAGGTTCaacaacacgatcgtttagattcaaCAACATAATCGTTAAATGTTATTAGAAGATCATTTACATGTAATGACAAGATGGTTTCCAATATCGAATAGTATCATGGACTATTCCTTGATATCctacacgattgtgtaaaaaTGTATAAATCATTGTTTACATTTAGtagcatgatcgtttacatttgaagAAGATCGTTGGTTAAGATATAACTACAAACTCATTTCAATTAactatatgatcgtttaaatgATATCTTACACGATCATGTAAAATGAATAACAacatcgtttacatttagcagcacgatcgtttaaatgtGAAGAAGATCGTTGGTGCTAGTTAAGATGTAACTTATTAAAACATTGTATAGATTATGACATGATCATCTGgttattaaatgatcgtttacatctACCGTTACAACCATGTGAAGAGATTAAGGCCACGTGGTGACCATGAGAAGAGTTTAGGGTTTATGGTGCAAAATGGTCAATTTGCatgttgtaaataatcaattcACATTTATTAGTCTGTAAGTGAGTAACCGAaaaaactcttcattttcaGACCTTTCATCTTCATTTAAAACCAGTACTCTCAAATAATTACtctcaaactcttcattttcgaTTTCCAAACTCTTCCTCTATTTTAGAGGAGGAAAGATGTCGCGATTCTAACAAATAAGGTTCAAGATACTGATATTTGGACTAAGAACAATGAGATctgaaaggagaagaaaaaacgTGTAAGATGTTATGATGATGAATATTTTGTGAAGGTTGACTTGGTTCTCTTTATTGAAACCGCGATGGTGAGTTTGAAGATGTTTATAAAAGACTATGATAAGCTCTTGTCAAGTTCCTTAGTTCTAAATCTGAACTTGATTTTGAATCCTCTTTTGGCTTTAGATGAAAGGGAATGGAAGGTGGGTTTGAAGATTCCAGATCCAGATAGAAGGAAATGGAAGGTAGATTTGACAAATGAAGATAACGACATTGTTTGGCTACAAAAAGGATGGGACCTTTGAATCCTCCGGTGTTTCTGGTTGAAGCGTGAATATAATTTTTTCCATCATTGATGGAGGAAATTATACACATACTTTATCCTTAAACAACCGTGATTCAACTTCAAGAAACATATTCAATTAGACCACTTATGTCAAATTTCTCCAAATCCATCACAGATTTCTTCAAATTTCCATTTGGATCTCAGTTAGTTAGAATCTATGATGGTGATTTCGAATATGTTTATAAAAGATTATGGTAAGCTCTTATCAAGTTCTATGATTCTGAAGCTTCCAAATAAATGACAtataacatttacatgtaaaAATGATGTGTAGATTACATGTTCAGTAACATTTAACATGTATTACATTTACATTTATTTGTAATGAAAAGTTGGTTTCATGAAGGCAAATAATATTTACATGTTTTGTAACatttacaataaatatataagaACCTTTCAACATTTATGTGTTTTATACTTCAGTAATTTGTGAGTTTCTTTCAACTCTAGTCTACACATCTAAATCTAATCATTTTGAATtaattacacgatcatttaactTGTATAACAATATCATTTAGATATaataaaacgatcgtttagaataaTTAACATGATCGGTTAGATGTTATTACAATTTCATTTAGATCTAACTACTAGATCGTTTACTTACATAAATGACCGTTTATGATACACTATAAGATTGTTTATGTTCAACAACACGACCATTTAGATATTATTAAAAGTTCATTTACATATGATGACAAGATCGTTTACGATCTAGGGTTTAATGTTTAGCATTTAAATGTCATGACAAGGTCGTTTAGATGTAATCAAAGAGCATTTTGACTTAActaaacaattgtttagattaaTCACCATGATCTTTTTGACATAATGGGAGATCATTTAGATCTAATTCCTAAATTGTTTACTtacctaaacgatcgtttagttttagCAACACAATTGTTTCGATGTAATCAA comes from Cucumis melo cultivar AY chromosome 12, USDA_Cmelo_AY_1.0, whole genome shotgun sequence and encodes:
- the LOC103500912 gene encoding homeobox-leucine zipper protein REVOLUTA-like, translating into MAMAMAHHRENGDGGINGHLDSTGKYVRYTTEQVEALERVYAECPKPSSLRRQQLVRDCPILANIEPKQIKVWFQNRRCREKQRKEASRLQSLNSKLTAMNKLLMEENDRLQKQVSQLVCENGYMRQHLQTTNAPAATTTDAACDSVATTPQLSLRDASSPAGLLSIAEEILAAFLSKATGTAVDWVQMPGMKPGPDSVGIFAISQSCSGVAARACGLVGLEPMKIAEILKDRTSWFRDCRSLEVFTTLPTCDGGTIELVYTQVYAPTTLAPARDFWTLRYTKTLENGNLVVCERSLSGSGTGPNAASASQFIRAEMLPSGYLIRPCEGGGSIIRIVDDLNLEPWGVPEVVRPLYESSKAVAQKMTIAALRYVRQIAQETSGEVVYSLGRQPAVLRTFSQRLSRGFNDAVNGFNDDGWSLVNCDGADDVILAINSSKNLNTSYDPVNSLAFHGGILCAKASMLLQNVPPIALIRFLREHRSEWADFNVDAYSAASLKTGSYAYPGMRPTRFTGSQIIMPLGHTIEQEELLEVVRLESHPLAQEDAFMSRDIHLLQMCTGIDENAVGACSELVFAPIDEMFPDDAVLLASGFRIIPLHSKTSDPKDTWNSNRTLDLTSSLEVGSSATHDAAVAAAASTSNFRSVLTIAFQFPFGGNLQDNVAAMARQYVRSVVSAVQRVAVAISPSGLSSPSEPKLSSACPEAVTLARWICHSYRCHMGTELVTSESVDGDSVLKHLWNHQDAIVCCSLKSLPPVFMFANQAGLDMLETTLVALQDITLDKIFSDSARKAFSAVFSSLMNQGFAYIPAGICMSTMGRQASFEQAVAWKVLAEDESTVHCLAFSFINWSFL